A section of the Solitalea canadensis DSM 3403 genome encodes:
- a CDS encoding TerC family protein: MEWISNPDAWLGLLTLTFLEIVLGVDNIIFISIAAGKLPREQQAKATNVGLFLAMIMRIILLLGINVLISMKQPWIEFHLSWFHGAFSGQSLILLAGGIFLLYKSTSEIHHKLEGMEHTETSTTKKAVNTLGAAIVQITVINIVFSFDSILTAVGMTNGLPNALTLMIIAVVISMLIMMAFATPVGRFVNEHPTIQMLGLAFLILIGFMLITESAHLAHLSVLGNEVGAIPKGYLYFAIAFSLGVEFLNMRLRKKGTVVHLHGPKIEG, translated from the coding sequence ATGGAGTGGATCTCTAATCCTGACGCGTGGTTGGGACTATTAACCCTAACCTTTCTTGAAATTGTATTAGGTGTGGATAATATCATATTCATATCTATTGCCGCTGGCAAATTACCTCGTGAGCAACAGGCAAAAGCAACAAATGTTGGCTTGTTTCTGGCTATGATCATGAGAATTATTCTTTTATTGGGCATCAATGTGCTTATTTCCATGAAACAGCCTTGGATTGAGTTTCACCTTTCTTGGTTTCATGGGGCCTTTTCCGGACAAAGCCTCATTCTTTTGGCTGGTGGTATTTTTCTTCTTTATAAAAGTACTTCCGAAATTCACCATAAGTTGGAAGGAATGGAACACACTGAAACTTCAACTACAAAAAAAGCCGTTAATACTTTAGGAGCTGCTATTGTTCAAATAACGGTTATTAACATTGTGTTTTCTTTCGACTCTATTTTAACAGCTGTAGGTATGACCAACGGTTTGCCTAATGCGCTAACGTTAATGATTATTGCGGTGGTAATTTCAATGCTTATCATGATGGCGTTTGCAACGCCGGTTGGACGCTTTGTGAATGAACACCCAACTATCCAAATGCTTGGATTGGCATTCCTAATTCTGATTGGCTTTATGTTGATTACTGAATCAGCACACTTAGCACATCTTTCAGTACTTGGAAATGAAGTAGGAGCAATCCCTAAAGGTTATTTATACTTTGCAATTGCCTTCTCCTTAGGTGTAGAGTTTTTAAATATGCGTTTGAGAAAAAAAGGTACTGTAGTTCACTTACATGGGCCTAAAATTGAGGGCTAA
- a CDS encoding helix-turn-helix domain-containing protein → MIDLRGIPVHSLGQDIIRTFNLSGSAGISSLEPHRHEFYEIIYFENAQGSQRLDFNDFEVYPETLTFISPGQIHQLKTKKFEGIIITFTAAAFSRTDEEIAFLQQYTLFHKSGANTSMIPMGEDKEVLLSLIKAINKESRRADSCQNILKSYLKLFLEIVARAYRVTHKLFDSTSHDAERINKLQNLIELNFTREHLAPFYASSLNLTPKRLNEICKKIVGKTVTSLLAERINLEAKRLTGYSNQTIKEIAFQLGFDDPSYFSRFFKKKNGHTPEEFRSQCSNSTIH, encoded by the coding sequence ATGATTGATCTTAGGGGAATCCCAGTGCATTCGTTAGGGCAAGATATAATTAGAACCTTTAATCTAAGTGGCTCTGCTGGTATCTCTTCATTAGAACCGCATCGGCATGAGTTTTATGAAATCATCTACTTTGAAAACGCCCAAGGCTCACAACGACTTGACTTTAATGACTTTGAGGTATATCCTGAAACATTAACATTTATCAGCCCGGGTCAGATTCATCAACTTAAAACAAAAAAATTCGAGGGGATTATTATCACTTTTACAGCAGCCGCCTTTTCCCGAACGGATGAAGAGATAGCATTTCTTCAACAATACACTCTATTTCATAAATCCGGAGCTAATACAAGCATGATACCCATGGGTGAGGATAAAGAAGTACTACTTTCACTCATAAAAGCTATCAATAAAGAGTCTCGACGTGCCGATTCTTGTCAAAACATTCTAAAATCCTACCTAAAACTTTTTCTTGAAATTGTGGCAAGAGCTTATCGTGTTACACATAAGCTTTTTGACTCAACTTCCCATGATGCTGAACGGATCAATAAACTACAGAATCTTATTGAACTTAATTTCACTCGTGAACATTTAGCACCATTCTACGCATCGTCACTAAATCTTACTCCAAAAAGATTGAATGAAATATGCAAAAAGATCGTCGGAAAAACCGTAACTTCTCTTCTGGCTGAAAGGATCAACCTGGAGGCCAAACGATTAACAGGTTACAGCAATCAAACTATTAAAGAGATCGCTTTTCAACTTGGCTTTGATGACCCTTCCTATTTCAGCAGGTTTTTTAAAAAGAAAAATGGACATACCCCCGAGGAGTTTAGAAGTCAATGTTCAAATAGTACCATTCATTAA